A DNA window from Hydrogenophaga taeniospiralis contains the following coding sequences:
- a CDS encoding Bug family tripartite tricarboxylate transporter substrate binding protein, translating into MKTWTRRYLISIIPALFVSTGAYAQDWAPNKQVTIVAPAGAGGGLDMVARTMAKVFDAKKIVTQPITVENKPGGGQVTGTVEFATKEARNDHKLMIASTPFILNHIKRDGNSPIGPDQIYPLAMLQVDYGVIAVRADSKFKTLKELVDAVKANPASVQFLGGGAPGTWDHLNTILVVRKAGVDTKAFKYNSYNNGGEALTALLGGHGEAMTSDVSSIKQYVQAGKVRVLGVSSPTRLAEDDVMKSVPTYKEQGFDVTTANWRGVFVGKDVSPAAKAYWGKKVAELVATPEWKEELKKQGVLNEYKDAKGFYAHLKEELGDYTDSYKELGMAK; encoded by the coding sequence ATGAAGACTTGGACCAGGCGCTACCTGATTTCCATCATCCCGGCGCTGTTTGTTTCAACTGGCGCTTATGCCCAAGACTGGGCCCCGAACAAGCAAGTGACCATCGTGGCGCCGGCCGGTGCAGGCGGCGGCCTGGACATGGTGGCGCGCACCATGGCCAAGGTGTTCGACGCCAAGAAAATCGTGACCCAGCCGATCACGGTCGAAAACAAACCCGGCGGCGGCCAGGTCACAGGTACGGTGGAGTTCGCCACCAAGGAAGCGCGCAACGATCACAAGCTGATGATTGCGTCGACCCCGTTCATCCTCAACCACATCAAGCGCGACGGCAACAGCCCCATCGGCCCGGACCAGATTTACCCCCTGGCCATGCTGCAAGTCGACTACGGCGTGATCGCCGTGCGCGCCGACTCCAAGTTCAAGACCCTCAAAGAGCTGGTGGATGCGGTCAAGGCCAACCCGGCCAGCGTGCAATTCCTGGGCGGCGGTGCCCCCGGCACCTGGGACCACCTGAACACCATCCTGGTGGTGCGCAAGGCCGGTGTGGACACCAAGGCCTTCAAGTACAACTCGTACAACAACGGCGGTGAGGCGCTCACGGCTCTCCTCGGTGGTCACGGCGAAGCCATGACATCCGATGTGTCCTCCATCAAGCAATACGTGCAAGCTGGCAAGGTCCGTGTGCTGGGCGTTTCCTCTCCCACTCGTCTGGCAGAAGACGACGTGATGAAGAGCGTTCCCACCTACAAGGAACAAGGCTTCGACGTCACCACCGCCAACTGGCGTGGCGTGTTTGTCGGCAAGGATGTCTCACCCGCGGCAAAAGCCTATTGGGGCAAGAAGGTGGCCGAGCTGGTGGCAACGCCAGAGTGGAAAGAGGAGCTCAAGAAGCAAGGCGTCCTCAATGAGTACAAGGACGCCAAAGGCTTCTATGCCCACCTGAAGGAAGAACTGGGCGACTACACCGACAGCTACAAAGAACTCGGCATGGCCAAGTAA
- the otnK gene encoding 3-oxo-tetronate kinase: MFLGCIADDFTGATDLANNLVRSGMRVVQTIGIPTEPPPADADAVVIALKTRTIAPDAAVAESLQAGRWLRTNGARQIYFKVCSTFDSTDEGNIGPVTEALMDELGANFVPVCPAFPENQRTIFNGYLFVGNGLLSESSMRNHPLTPMHDPNLVRVMQRQCKRQVGLIDHRTVHAGSGAVKERIDLLRQSGTELAIVDATSDEDLLIMGRAFAGVQLLVAGSGVALGLPQNFGIAPSSQASRLPTARGHKAIVSGSCSVASNEQVATFKARGYASFAIHPLRAAKGEDLIGACLDWAKSRLGDEPILIYATAEPQAVKETQAILGVQAAGELTEHILSSIAAGLVAQGVGQLVVAGGETSGACVKALGIASMRIGPQIDPGVPWCHAPENTAAPQGLHIALKSGNFGTPDFFTKAFGVLA, encoded by the coding sequence ATGTTCCTCGGATGCATCGCAGACGACTTCACCGGGGCGACCGACCTGGCCAACAACCTGGTCCGGTCGGGCATGCGGGTGGTGCAGACCATCGGCATCCCGACCGAACCACCGCCCGCCGATGCGGACGCGGTGGTGATCGCCCTCAAGACCCGGACCATCGCGCCTGACGCGGCGGTCGCGGAATCGCTCCAGGCCGGACGCTGGCTGCGTACCAACGGGGCGCGCCAGATCTACTTCAAGGTGTGCTCGACCTTCGATTCCACCGACGAGGGCAACATCGGACCGGTGACCGAGGCGCTGATGGACGAACTGGGTGCGAACTTCGTGCCCGTCTGCCCGGCTTTCCCCGAGAACCAGCGCACCATCTTCAATGGCTACCTGTTCGTGGGCAACGGTCTGCTGAGCGAGAGCAGCATGCGCAACCACCCGCTGACGCCAATGCACGACCCGAATCTGGTGCGAGTCATGCAGCGTCAATGCAAGCGGCAGGTCGGTCTCATCGACCACCGCACGGTCCATGCTGGCTCGGGCGCGGTCAAAGAGCGTATCGACCTGCTCAGGCAATCAGGCACCGAGCTGGCCATCGTGGACGCCACGTCCGACGAGGACCTGCTCATCATGGGCCGTGCTTTCGCTGGCGTGCAGCTGCTGGTGGCGGGCTCTGGTGTGGCGCTGGGCCTACCGCAGAACTTCGGCATTGCACCCAGTTCGCAGGCGTCCCGGCTGCCCACGGCCCGCGGGCACAAAGCGATCGTGTCGGGCAGCTGCTCGGTGGCGAGCAACGAGCAAGTGGCGACTTTCAAAGCCAGGGGCTACGCCTCATTCGCCATTCACCCGCTGCGCGCGGCCAAGGGCGAAGACCTCATAGGTGCGTGCCTCGACTGGGCCAAGTCCCGACTCGGGGACGAACCCATTTTGATCTACGCGACCGCTGAACCCCAGGCGGTTAAAGAAACGCAGGCCATTCTGGGGGTGCAGGCCGCAGGAGAACTCACGGAGCACATCCTCTCCTCCATCGCCGCAGGCTTGGTCGCGCAAGGCGTGGGCCAACTGGTGGTTGCCGGTGGCGAAACATCGGGTGCCTGCGTCAAGGCCCTGGGCATTGCCAGCATGCGCATCGGCCCGCAGATCGACCCAGGTGTACCGTGGTGCCATGCCCCTGAGAACACGGCTGCACCCCAAGGACTGCACATCGCACTGAAGTCGGGCAACTTTGGCACGCCGGACTTCTTCACCAAGGCGTTCGGGGTGCTGGCATGA
- a CDS encoding tripartite tricarboxylate transporter TctB family protein has protein sequence MFDRVFNLILVVLGVALYWHSDTMTTELTSGNIGPEVLPRVLALALVFTAGLNLVTVMRKQPAGRKSTDDEDSGASSAYTKFLILVGLLVAYTLLLEPLGYVISTFLFLLAAIQTMERGHLLKSAVIAAAFSGGVYLLYVKVALGSLPPLPFLE, from the coding sequence ATGTTTGATCGAGTATTCAACCTGATTCTGGTGGTCCTGGGAGTCGCGCTGTATTGGCATTCCGACACCATGACCACCGAATTGACCAGCGGCAACATTGGCCCGGAGGTTCTGCCCCGGGTGCTGGCCCTCGCGCTGGTCTTCACCGCCGGGCTGAACCTGGTCACGGTCATGCGAAAGCAGCCTGCCGGCCGCAAAAGCACTGACGACGAAGACAGTGGAGCCAGCAGCGCCTACACGAAGTTTCTGATTCTCGTGGGTCTCTTGGTGGCCTACACCCTGCTGCTGGAGCCGCTGGGTTACGTGATTTCCACTTTCCTGTTCCTGCTGGCGGCCATCCAGACGATGGAACGCGGCCACCTGCTCAAGTCTGCGGTCATTGCGGCCGCGTTTTCAGGCGGCGTCTACCTGCTGTACGTCAAGGTCGCCCTGGGCTCCCTGCCCCCCTTGCCGTTTCTTGAATAA
- a CDS encoding Bug family tripartite tricarboxylate transporter substrate binding protein yields MMNAARARSILAGLLCALMGTGFAADTFPNRGLTLIVPYSEGGSSDTRARQIARHMATHLGQPVQVVNHAGDGGNKGTDLIAKARPDGYTFGLGNLAPMTVNRHLHPGLPFNPRTDLRAIGMIERGPLVLVVAADADVSSAQALLDKAKTTPRRLRYASAGVGGSFHLAVELLEQQVGFTAQHVPFDGGGKATDALIQKQVNFKFDGVPSAMALLAEAPPKIKVLAVASRRRSPVLPNVPTFRELGIDGLEVSNWLGLVAPSGTPDAVIERLNQALQFSFSQPDVGSVITRQGNELGAGPPMHFDAFMSAESYRWGRLIRDKKISP; encoded by the coding sequence ATGATGAACGCCGCACGTGCGCGCAGCATTTTGGCTGGACTGCTGTGCGCCTTGATGGGCACTGGATTCGCAGCCGACACGTTCCCGAACAGAGGGCTCACGCTCATCGTTCCTTACTCTGAGGGCGGCAGCTCGGACACGCGTGCCCGGCAGATTGCCCGGCACATGGCAACCCATCTCGGCCAGCCTGTGCAGGTGGTCAACCACGCCGGTGACGGTGGAAACAAGGGCACAGACCTCATTGCCAAGGCACGTCCCGACGGCTACACCTTCGGGCTCGGCAACCTGGCTCCGATGACCGTCAACCGCCACCTCCATCCCGGGCTCCCCTTCAACCCCAGAACGGACTTGCGGGCCATCGGAATGATCGAGCGCGGCCCCCTGGTGCTGGTGGTCGCCGCCGACGCCGACGTCTCCAGCGCCCAGGCGCTGCTGGACAAAGCGAAGACAACCCCGCGCAGACTGCGGTATGCCTCGGCTGGTGTCGGCGGATCTTTTCACCTGGCGGTCGAGCTGCTGGAGCAGCAGGTGGGCTTCACTGCGCAGCATGTGCCTTTTGACGGCGGCGGCAAAGCCACGGACGCCCTGATCCAGAAACAGGTGAACTTCAAGTTCGACGGCGTGCCGTCGGCCATGGCTTTGCTGGCGGAGGCCCCCCCCAAGATCAAGGTGTTGGCAGTGGCCAGCCGTCGCCGCTCGCCGGTCTTGCCAAACGTCCCGACGTTTCGGGAACTGGGCATCGATGGCCTGGAGGTATCGAACTGGCTGGGACTGGTGGCGCCATCGGGTACCCCCGATGCGGTCATCGAACGGTTGAACCAGGCTCTGCAGTTCTCTTTTTCCCAGCCCGATGTCGGATCGGTCATCACCCGCCAAGGGAACGAGCTGGGTGCTGGACCGCCCATGCACTTCGACGCCTTCATGTCGGCAGAGTCGTACCGATGGGGCCGGCTGATTCGCGACAAAAAGATCTCCCCCTGA
- a CDS encoding aldolase, with translation MTEAELRTEICRVGKSLFDRGYVHATAGNISARLADGFLITPTDACLGFLEPEALAKVALDGTQISGQRASKTLVLHRSIYAAEPEAMSVIHTHSTHLVGTSLTSAWTQDELLPPITPYFVMKVGHVPLIPYHRPGDPRVGQLVAQAVAKHGAAGRKIRAVMLDRLGPNVWHSSPAAAMATLEELEETAKLWMLASPKPVPLSEEAIAELREHFGASW, from the coding sequence GTGACCGAAGCCGAACTTCGCACCGAGATCTGCCGGGTCGGCAAGAGTCTGTTTGACCGCGGTTATGTGCATGCCACGGCGGGCAATATCAGTGCCCGCCTGGCGGACGGCTTTCTCATCACGCCCACCGACGCCTGCCTTGGATTTCTTGAGCCTGAGGCGCTGGCCAAGGTGGCGCTCGATGGGACACAGATCAGTGGCCAGCGGGCCAGCAAGACGCTGGTGCTCCACCGAAGCATTTATGCAGCAGAGCCCGAGGCGATGTCCGTCATCCACACGCATTCGACCCACCTGGTGGGCACCAGCCTGACCAGTGCCTGGACCCAGGACGAGTTGCTCCCCCCCATCACGCCGTACTTTGTGATGAAGGTTGGTCATGTGCCACTGATCCCTTACCACCGACCTGGTGACCCCAGGGTTGGTCAACTGGTGGCACAGGCAGTTGCCAAGCATGGAGCAGCAGGGCGAAAGATTCGTGCCGTGATGCTGGACCGGCTCGGTCCAAATGTCTGGCACAGCTCGCCCGCAGCCGCCATGGCCACGCTGGAAGAACTGGAAGAAACCGCCAAGCTCTGGATGCTGGCCAGTCCCAAGCCAGTCCCACTGAGCGAAGAGGCGATCGCCGAACTCCGAGAACATTTCGGCGCCAGCTGGTAA